Proteins from one Thermococcus sp. M36 genomic window:
- a CDS encoding potassium channel family protein translates to MCKKAHFGNCDPETADQEYCIFHKPNKSEEEAKEFWRKFLERFKPRVEEIEVDGRKIKRLVFEDYVECMGYVFPKPPKEYSKLFFQFSIFRNGVNFESSVFKWEVDFENAEFYDRPHFPESTLDGSTKFSTINEFIKFIKQHRQDKFSVLDDLIVPGVTFRNSIFEDGAYFNRSTFHCDVSFDRVSFNSRGHEPYYAPFNPFFCNVIFEGSVSFANSQFNDTEYHLLSGVFHHNLTLLGSIFRGKLLFVWPDFEEELEKLISLPGGFMFHGYLDFSNVVLHGGIEIDFDSSLFKLPEAEIEARRVQRLSYEKEGKRDDADRMFVLEMRAKRRARLRNAQGKVEKLKARTHNFIEWLLGDLPSEYGTNWVRLFLFSLLVIIGNAVPYALWSAYIEGFPQTSNYLVRFLNALYYSLVTFTTLGYGDMHPTGWLKALSALEALTGAVFMALIVAVIARKWMR, encoded by the coding sequence ATGTGCAAGAAGGCGCACTTCGGAAACTGCGACCCTGAGACGGCCGACCAGGAGTACTGTATTTTTCATAAACCGAACAAGAGCGAGGAGGAAGCGAAGGAGTTTTGGAGGAAGTTTCTGGAGAGGTTCAAGCCGAGGGTTGAGGAGATTGAGGTTGATGGGCGGAAGATAAAGAGGTTGGTTTTCGAGGATTATGTCGAATGTATGGGCTATGTTTTTCCAAAGCCCCCAAAGGAGTACTCGAAATTGTTTTTTCAATTCTCTATTTTCAGGAATGGCGTCAATTTTGAAAGCTCTGTTTTTAAATGGGAAGTTGATTTTGAAAATGCAGAGTTTTATGACCGTCCTCACTTCCCAGAGAGTACTCTTGACGGCTCTACTAAGTTTTCAACGATCAATGAATTTATAAAATTCATCAAACAGCACCGTCAAGATAAATTCTCAGTCTTGGATGATCTTATAGTGCCCGGGGTCACATTCCGCAATTCTATCTTCGAAGATGGAGCTTACTTTAACAGAAGCACTTTTCATTGTGATGTGTCTTTTGATAGGGTATCTTTCAACTCAAGAGGTCATGAACCCTATTATGCCCCATTTAATCCATTCTTTTGCAATGTTATTTTTGAAGGATCTGTGTCGTTCGCTAACTCACAATTTAATGATACTGAGTATCACTTACTTTCTGGAGTTTTCCATCATAATCTTACTCTTTTAGGTTCAATATTTCGAGGGAAACTACTATTTGTATGGCCTGATTTCGAAGAGGAACTTGAGAAATTAATATCCCTTCCAGGAGGTTTTATGTTCCATGGCTATTTGGACTTTTCAAATGTGGTTTTACATGGTGGTATAGAGATTGATTTTGACAGTAGTTTATTCAAACTTCCCGAAGCGGAAATAGAAGCCCGTCGCGTTCAGCGCCTCAGCTATGAAAAGGAAGGCAAGCGCGACGATGCCGACAGAATGTTTGTCCTCGAAATGCGCGCCAAAAGAAGGGCACGGCTAAGGAACGCACAGGGTAAGGTAGAGAAACTTAAAGCTCGCACTCACAACTTCATTGAATGGCTTTTGGGCGATCTGCCCTCAGAATACGGCACGAACTGGGTTCGGCTCTTTCTCTTTTCACTGCTCGTTATTATTGGCAACGCGGTTCCATACGCCCTCTGGAGCGCCTACATTGAAGGCTTTCCTCAAACCTCAAATTACCTCGTCCGTTTTCTCAACGCTCTCTACTACTCCCTCGTCACCTTCACCACCCTCGGCTACGGCGACATGCACCCGACCGGCTGGCTAAAAGCTCTTAGCGCCCTCGAAGCATTAACCGGGGCGGTCTTCATGGCGCTGATAGTTGCGGTCATAGCGAGGAAGTGGATGCGCTGA
- a CDS encoding type II toxin-antitoxin system RelE/ParE family toxin → MSFKVIIGKKAEKGIRNLPPVHLKRFAELVETLKTNPVPVESFDVKKMRGSERAYRVRLGSYRVLYTVRWDEDTIVILKVEPRERAYR, encoded by the coding sequence ATGAGCTTTAAGGTTATCATCGGCAAAAAGGCCGAGAAGGGGATACGAAACCTTCCTCCAGTCCATCTAAAGCGTTTTGCCGAACTTGTTGAGACACTGAAAACCAACCCTGTCCCCGTTGAAAGTTTTGACGTCAAGAAGATGCGCGGTTCGGAGAGGGCTTACCGCGTTAGACTCGGCAGTTATCGGGTTCTTTACACGGTTCGATGGGACGAGGATACCATTGTTATCTTGAAGGTCGAACCACGCGAAAGGGCATACCGCTGA
- a CDS encoding NAD(P)/FAD-dependent oxidoreductase — MKVVVIGSGTAGSNFALFMRKLDRKAEITVIGKEPTMQYSPCALPHVISGTIEKPEDVIVFPNEFYEKQKITLMLGTEAKAIDRERKVVITDKGEVSYDKLVLALGSKAFVPPIKGAENEGVFTLKSLDDVRKIKAYIAERKPKKAVVIGAGLIGLEGAEAFAKLGMEVLVVELMDRLMPTMLDKDTAKLVQAEMERHGVSFRFSVGVSEIVGSPVEAVRIGDEEVEADLVLVATGVRANVDLAKKAGLEVHWGIVVNEHLQTSDPDIYAIGDCAEVVDGVTGERTLSQLGTSAVRMAKVAAEHIAGKDVAFRPVFNTAITELFGLEIGTFGITEDRAKKEGIAIAVGKFKGSTKPEYYPGGKPITVKVIFRKSDRKLIGAQIVGGERVWGRIMTLSALAQKGATVEDVVYLETAYAPPVSPTIDPITVAAEMAMRRFR, encoded by the coding sequence ATGAAAGTCGTCGTCATCGGTTCTGGAACCGCTGGAAGCAACTTCGCCTTATTCATGCGCAAGCTCGACAGAAAGGCTGAGATAACCGTCATAGGGAAGGAACCCACGATGCAGTACTCACCCTGCGCCCTGCCCCACGTAATAAGCGGCACGATTGAGAAGCCTGAGGACGTTATCGTCTTCCCTAACGAGTTCTACGAGAAACAGAAAATCACGCTCATGCTCGGCACCGAGGCTAAAGCAATAGACCGCGAGAGGAAAGTTGTCATTACAGACAAGGGCGAAGTTTCCTACGATAAGCTCGTTCTGGCCTTAGGCTCAAAGGCTTTCGTTCCACCAATTAAGGGCGCCGAGAACGAGGGAGTTTTCACGCTCAAGAGCCTCGACGATGTGAGAAAAATCAAGGCCTACATCGCCGAGAGAAAGCCGAAGAAGGCCGTAGTCATAGGTGCCGGACTGATAGGCCTCGAAGGGGCCGAGGCGTTCGCAAAGCTCGGCATGGAGGTTCTGGTAGTAGAGCTGATGGACAGGCTCATGCCGACCATGCTCGACAAGGATACGGCAAAGCTCGTCCAGGCGGAGATGGAGAGGCACGGCGTTTCCTTCCGCTTTAGCGTTGGAGTGAGCGAGATAGTCGGCAGTCCCGTCGAGGCTGTGAGGATAGGCGACGAGGAGGTTGAAGCCGATCTCGTTCTCGTGGCAACTGGTGTTAGAGCGAACGTTGACCTCGCCAAGAAAGCAGGCCTTGAGGTGCACTGGGGCATAGTCGTTAACGAGCACCTCCAGACGAGCGACCCGGATATCTACGCGATAGGCGACTGTGCTGAGGTAGTCGATGGCGTAACCGGCGAGAGAACCCTCAGCCAGCTCGGAACGAGTGCCGTTAGAATGGCCAAGGTCGCGGCGGAGCACATAGCAGGAAAGGACGTCGCCTTCAGGCCCGTCTTCAACACGGCAATAACAGAGCTCTTCGGCCTTGAGATCGGCACCTTCGGCATAACGGAGGATAGGGCGAAGAAAGAGGGCATTGCGATAGCCGTCGGCAAGTTCAAGGGAAGCACAAAGCCCGAGTACTACCCCGGCGGCAAGCCGATAACTGTGAAGGTCATCTTCAGGAAATCCGATAGAAAGCTCATCGGCGCGCAGATAGTCGGCGGCGAGCGCGTCTGGGGCAGGATAATGACGCTCTCCGCCCTTGCCCAGAAGGGAGCAACCGTTGAGGACGTCGTATACCTCGAGACTGCCTATGCCCCACCGGTAAGCCCGACCATCGACCCGATAACGGTCGCTGCTGAGATGGCCATGAGAAGGTTCAGGTAA
- a CDS encoding ATPase domain-containing protein, with the protein MERVSTGIPGLDKMLNGGLIPGRAYLIKGEPGMGKTTLSIQFLMEGVRRGENVMYITLEEPLEMVKKDMRLFGFDLDNPLFHGIDATPVGKRTHIFEAIYYEEFAESFEKFSRAVEERIRDSNIKRVAVDPITMLRLTTREELEYRRVFIEFLKVFMRYGVTVLITSNILHGDPEVEDYLTSGVIELKRYGVKGRTVRGVQILKMRGSSFDEDVRPYIFSEKGIEVYASESLYAR; encoded by the coding sequence ATGGAGAGGGTATCCACCGGGATACCCGGGCTTGACAAGATGTTGAACGGTGGGTTGATTCCTGGAAGGGCATACCTTATAAAGGGCGAGCCGGGGATGGGCAAGACAACCCTTTCGATACAGTTTCTTATGGAGGGTGTCCGGAGAGGAGAGAACGTTATGTACATAACCCTTGAAGAGCCCCTGGAGATGGTAAAAAAGGACATGAGGCTTTTCGGCTTTGACCTCGATAACCCCCTTTTCCATGGGATCGACGCCACCCCTGTAGGGAAGAGGACCCATATATTTGAGGCGATCTACTACGAGGAGTTTGCCGAAAGCTTTGAGAAGTTCTCAAGGGCCGTTGAGGAGAGGATAAGGGACAGCAACATAAAGCGCGTTGCCGTCGACCCCATAACCATGCTGAGGCTAACGACAAGGGAAGAGCTTGAGTACAGGAGGGTTTTCATAGAGTTTCTAAAGGTGTTCATGAGGTACGGTGTTACTGTTCTCATAACCTCCAACATCCTGCATGGGGATCCAGAGGTAGAGGACTACCTCACCAGTGGCGTGATAGAGCTGAAGAGGTACGGAGTCAAGGGGCGCACCGTCAGGGGCGTGCAGATACTGAAAATGAGGGGAAGTTCCTTCGATGAGGACGTAAGACCGTACATATTCTCCGAAAAGGGAATAGAGGTCTACGCATCGGAGAGTCTGTACGCCAGGTGA
- a CDS encoding RNA 2'-phosphotransferase — translation MPPRVKVSKLMAYILRHSPEEFGLKPDVEGFVPLDGLVRALATVYPDVTEEFVREIVENDPKGRYEIIGDKIRARYGHSYPVSLNHEEDEKSRVLYHGTPRRNLPSILREGLKPMKRQFVHLSVSKVEALETGRRHGRDVVLLIIDAECLRRKGLRIYKAGRNVRIVERVPPECITLGV, via the coding sequence ATGCCGCCGAGGGTGAAGGTCAGCAAGCTCATGGCCTACATCCTGAGGCATTCTCCTGAGGAGTTCGGGCTCAAACCCGATGTGGAGGGCTTCGTTCCCCTCGATGGTCTCGTGAGGGCTCTGGCGACAGTCTACCCCGACGTCACCGAGGAGTTCGTGCGCGAGATAGTCGAGAACGACCCAAAGGGCCGCTATGAAATTATAGGGGACAAAATACGCGCCCGCTACGGCCACAGTTATCCCGTCTCTTTGAACCACGAGGAAGACGAGAAGAGCAGGGTTCTCTACCACGGAACGCCAAGGAGGAACCTGCCGTCCATCCTGCGGGAAGGTCTGAAGCCTATGAAGAGGCAGTTCGTCCACCTGAGCGTTTCTAAGGTTGAAGCCCTCGAAACCGGCAGGAGGCACGGAAGGGACGTCGTTCTTCTGATAATTGACGCCGAGTGCCTGAGGAGAAAAGGCCTGAGAATCTACAAGGCCGGGAGGAACGTTAGGATAGTCGAGCGCGTTCCGCCGGAGTGCATCACTCTGGGAGTCTGA
- a CDS encoding MFS transporter — translation MKRELVVTQGRREKAGKIRRLRTKRRNVLLLALSMFMANVSFGIAFPYLSVYMRLIGGTMLMVGLLSVVFNLTSTVFQYPFGYLSDQTRNRKSFISFGLFSVGVFYVLMAAVSTPLALLALRTAQGALGSAMMPAKSALIAELSTRVGSAYGFFSTVENAGYMLGNFIGGFLVRRVGIGGIFLLAGFLLGVSALVVLLLRERPRPKRAPLLLLIVQEGRGSERVTFEGGAFKRLMRGHLGLFYLSVLLVMVASGQVYSVVSVYFGETFGDEWVGILFGIDSLAAALSGYYIGRLIDRYGARRFYLLAVVGYGVAFLGYAFARSIYLMVPVAVLSGIKWSMTINSASTYVAERAKASERGQAMGLLNAMMSLGWVVGPLLGGYLSGISFTLNFVSTLIPLGLAFFLAFRLPE, via the coding sequence ATGAAAAGGGAGCTCGTTGTGACCCAGGGACGCCGTGAAAAAGCGGGGAAAATCCGGAGGCTCAGAACAAAGCGCAGAAACGTCCTGCTGTTGGCCCTCAGCATGTTCATGGCCAACGTCTCCTTCGGCATCGCTTTCCCCTACCTGAGCGTCTATATGCGCCTCATCGGCGGAACCATGTTGATGGTCGGCCTGCTCAGCGTGGTCTTCAACCTCACCTCCACGGTCTTCCAGTATCCCTTTGGCTACCTCTCCGACCAGACGAGGAACAGGAAGTCGTTCATCTCCTTCGGCCTCTTCTCTGTGGGGGTATTTTACGTCCTCATGGCTGCCGTTTCCACTCCCCTCGCTTTGCTTGCCCTGAGAACCGCTCAAGGCGCCCTCGGCTCAGCGATGATGCCTGCAAAGTCCGCCCTGATAGCGGAGCTGTCAACAAGGGTCGGCTCTGCATACGGGTTCTTCTCCACCGTTGAGAACGCGGGCTACATGCTGGGCAACTTCATCGGAGGCTTCTTGGTCAGGAGGGTGGGGATAGGGGGTATTTTCCTGCTGGCGGGATTTCTGCTGGGAGTCTCGGCACTTGTTGTCCTCCTCCTGAGGGAAAGACCGAGGCCGAAAAGGGCGCCCCTGCTGCTCCTTATAGTCCAAGAGGGGAGGGGGAGCGAGAGGGTAACCTTCGAGGGAGGAGCGTTCAAAAGGCTCATGCGCGGCCATCTTGGCCTCTTCTACCTCAGCGTCCTTCTCGTGATGGTGGCGAGCGGGCAGGTGTATTCCGTCGTTTCAGTTTATTTCGGCGAGACCTTTGGAGATGAGTGGGTTGGCATACTCTTTGGGATAGACTCGCTCGCGGCCGCGCTCAGCGGCTACTACATAGGGCGGCTTATAGACCGCTACGGGGCAAGGCGCTTTTACCTCCTGGCCGTGGTGGGATACGGAGTAGCTTTCCTCGGCTACGCCTTTGCGAGGAGCATATACCTGATGGTGCCCGTGGCGGTGCTCTCAGGGATAAAGTGGTCAATGACCATTAACTCTGCCTCCACGTATGTTGCGGAAAGGGCCAAGGCCAGCGAGCGCGGCCAGGCGATGGGACTGCTCAACGCCATGATGAGCCTCGGCTGGGTGGTTGGCCCTCTGCTTGGCGGCTACCTCTCCGGGATAAGCTTCACACTCAACTTCGTGAGCACGCTGATACCTCTTGGGCTGGCCTTTTTCCTGGCGTTCAGACTCCCAGAGTGA
- a CDS encoding FAD-binding oxidoreductase, protein MPTRELPERSEIVVIGGGIVGVAIAHELSKRGEEVTVIEKRFIGSGSTFRCGTGIRQQFNDEANVRVMKRSVELWGHYSEEYGFPFEQTGYLFLLYYDDEVEEFRRNIEIQNRFGVPTRLITPEEAKEIVPLLDISEVIAASWNPTDGKADPFHATAKFALNAERFGARLVEYTEVKGFIVENGEIKGLKTSRGTIKTGTVINATNAWAKLINAMAGIKTKIPIEPYKHQAVITQPVRKGAVKPMVISFKYGHAYLTQTSHGGIVGGVGYEEGPTYDLNPSYEFLREVSYYFTKIIPALRELLILRTWAGYYAKTPDSNPAIGKIEELSDYYIAAGFSGHGFMMAPAVAEMVADLITKGRTDLPVEWYDPYRFERGELRGQALQMG, encoded by the coding sequence ATGCCGACAAGGGAGCTTCCCGAAAGGAGCGAAATCGTCGTTATTGGTGGAGGAATAGTCGGCGTGGCCATCGCCCACGAGCTGTCGAAGCGCGGGGAGGAGGTTACCGTCATCGAGAAGCGCTTCATCGGTTCCGGCTCGACCTTCCGCTGCGGAACAGGTATAAGGCAGCAGTTCAACGACGAGGCCAACGTCCGGGTGATGAAGCGCTCAGTTGAGCTGTGGGGGCACTACAGCGAGGAATACGGGTTCCCATTTGAGCAGACCGGCTACCTTTTCTTGCTCTACTATGATGACGAGGTGGAGGAGTTCAGAAGGAACATCGAGATACAGAACCGCTTTGGGGTTCCGACGAGGCTCATAACCCCTGAGGAGGCGAAGGAGATAGTCCCGCTCCTCGACATAAGCGAGGTCATAGCGGCTTCCTGGAACCCGACCGACGGAAAGGCCGACCCCTTCCACGCGACGGCGAAGTTTGCACTCAACGCCGAGAGATTTGGGGCAAGACTCGTCGAGTACACGGAGGTCAAGGGCTTCATAGTGGAGAACGGGGAGATAAAAGGCCTGAAGACCAGCAGGGGAACCATCAAGACCGGAACTGTCATCAACGCCACCAACGCCTGGGCCAAGCTCATCAACGCAATGGCCGGTATAAAAACCAAGATACCCATCGAGCCCTACAAGCACCAGGCAGTTATAACCCAGCCGGTAAGGAAGGGCGCGGTGAAGCCCATGGTGATATCCTTCAAGTACGGCCATGCATACCTGACCCAGACAAGCCACGGTGGCATCGTCGGCGGCGTCGGCTACGAGGAGGGCCCCACCTACGACCTGAACCCCAGCTACGAGTTCCTCCGGGAGGTCAGCTACTACTTCACCAAGATAATCCCGGCTTTGAGGGAGCTCCTCATACTGAGGACGTGGGCCGGCTACTACGCCAAAACGCCTGACAGCAACCCCGCCATAGGAAAGATCGAGGAGCTGAGCGACTACTACATTGCTGCCGGCTTCAGCGGCCACGGGTTCATGATGGCACCGGCAGTTGCGGAGATGGTGGCCGATTTGATAACCAAGGGCAGAACTGACCTTCCAGTCGAGTGGTACGACCCATACCGCTTTGAGCGCGGTGAGCTGCGTGGACAGGCCCTTCAAATGGGATGA
- a CDS encoding FAD-dependent oxidoreductase translates to MRPLDLTEKDPSKRITIYFEGRPLEAYEGEKLPVAMLANGIYWLTTSTEGRKRGAFTFGPVPVVLNGVRNVNGRKLKVKDGMRIERQNYGEFQEAVEIDEGKPVERLVVDVAIVGAGPAGIGAALEVQEHLTVALIEEKGWLGGDLWLKGLPQEGFGDRPPQEVVKGLVARFNENVKVFKGTIALGVFNKGEYFLVPVVRGDQLVEILAKRVVLATGAVDSIALFENNEFPGVFRRDFALEVMNVWGVAPGRKVAVVGSRPEEVVPELERWGIDYIVVPNPKRVGGREKVEKLIDMNGNTYEVDAVIVSEGRIPDINPITQAGGKLRFRRGYYVPVLDSRHRIRDGIYVAGSAVSIKSHYANYIEGRLVGAYILEEFGFESEPCVYERKLKEYEPVPIQVPRIPFESFNLEDVQICGCDVNLKKVDDVVKSGITDLQIIKRLTHLAMGFCQGRFCLFNGAVVVSQRTGTPMAKLDIPVARPPLKNVRMKVTAGRE, encoded by the coding sequence ATGAGACCGCTCGACCTGACGGAAAAGGACCCTTCTAAGCGCATCACGATCTATTTTGAGGGCCGCCCCCTTGAGGCCTACGAGGGTGAAAAACTCCCCGTTGCTATGCTCGCTAACGGCATCTACTGGCTTACCACCAGCACGGAGGGTAGGAAGAGGGGGGCGTTCACCTTCGGCCCGGTTCCGGTTGTCCTTAACGGGGTCAGGAACGTCAACGGAAGGAAGCTCAAGGTTAAGGACGGAATGAGGATAGAGCGCCAGAACTACGGCGAGTTCCAGGAGGCGGTCGAGATAGATGAGGGCAAGCCCGTTGAGAGGCTCGTCGTGGATGTCGCGATTGTGGGTGCCGGGCCCGCTGGAATAGGGGCGGCCCTTGAGGTTCAGGAACACCTCACCGTCGCGCTCATAGAGGAAAAGGGCTGGCTCGGCGGCGACCTCTGGCTGAAGGGCCTGCCACAGGAAGGTTTCGGGGATAGGCCCCCTCAGGAGGTCGTTAAGGGGCTGGTAGCCAGGTTCAACGAGAACGTGAAGGTCTTTAAGGGAACTATAGCCTTGGGCGTCTTCAACAAAGGCGAGTACTTCCTTGTCCCTGTTGTTAGAGGGGATCAGCTCGTGGAGATACTTGCCAAGCGCGTTGTCCTGGCAACTGGCGCCGTCGACAGCATAGCCCTTTTCGAAAACAACGAGTTTCCCGGGGTCTTCAGGAGGGACTTTGCCCTCGAAGTAATGAACGTATGGGGCGTGGCGCCGGGAAGGAAGGTGGCCGTCGTCGGGAGCAGGCCGGAAGAGGTCGTCCCGGAGCTGGAACGTTGGGGCATTGATTACATCGTCGTGCCCAATCCAAAGCGCGTTGGGGGAAGGGAGAAGGTTGAGAAGCTTATAGATATGAACGGCAACACCTACGAAGTTGACGCGGTGATAGTCTCGGAGGGGAGGATACCCGACATCAACCCGATCACACAGGCCGGCGGGAAGCTACGCTTTAGGAGGGGATACTACGTCCCGGTTCTCGATTCAAGGCACAGGATAAGGGACGGCATCTACGTTGCCGGGAGCGCCGTGAGCATAAAATCCCACTACGCGAACTACATCGAGGGCAGGCTGGTCGGGGCCTACATACTGGAGGAGTTCGGCTTTGAGAGCGAGCCGTGCGTTTACGAGAGGAAGCTGAAGGAGTACGAGCCCGTGCCAATACAGGTTCCCAGGATACCCTTTGAGAGCTTCAACCTTGAGGACGTCCAGATATGCGGCTGCGACGTGAACCTCAAGAAGGTAGATGACGTCGTTAAGAGCGGCATAACTGACCTGCAGATAATCAAGCGCCTCACCCACCTCGCGATGGGCTTCTGTCAGGGCAGGTTCTGTCTGTTCAACGGGGCCGTGGTTGTCTCCCAGAGGACGGGCACCCCGATGGCAAAGCTTGACATCCCCGTCGCAAGGCCGCCCCTCAAGAACGTTAGGATGAAGGTAACCGCCGGGAGGGAGTGA
- a CDS encoding sodium/proline symporter: MNAGILFGFLVYLALLAYIGWWANRYTKTEDQYFVGGRRVHVLAATLSDKASDFSGWLMLGYPGAAFKSGLGAFWAAIGCLFGTLADYVLIGPRLRIYAGKFRAITVPDYLEARLKDDTKLIRILSALIIIIFMTAYVAAQFTAGGKTFAEGFGISDNAGIIITVIILTAYVITGGFFAVVWTDVVQATFMLLTLIIVPFLALSKIGGFERATEIIASADPTKLHPFGGATGLAAIVFAIGYASWIVGYLGQPHIVTRYMSVEDPRKLRRPGIFISGTWTILVLWGAFFAGFLGFAMYQAGILQVSDPEKVIPAMAVELMPSWLAGFVIAGIISAVMSTADSQLLVASSAIARDFYHKVLGKELGKKQMVNISRLVVAGVALVGLWFAISGPKVIYQMVATAWGGLAVGFGPILTLSLWWKRTTKEGAIVGMAYGLISEVILEAKIYGWAFTSDAPGIWGTIGGWFQDVPVFFVNFFVTLVVIVIISLLTKPPEDVVKLHEEIFRKVPIETGGKTLTETRAKSQVENVAEFVLTRGMA, translated from the coding sequence ATGAACGCCGGAATACTCTTCGGTTTCCTTGTTTACCTGGCTCTGCTGGCCTACATCGGCTGGTGGGCCAACAGGTACACCAAGACCGAGGATCAGTACTTCGTCGGCGGCAGGCGGGTCCATGTCCTAGCGGCGACGCTCTCGGACAAGGCCAGCGATTTCAGTGGCTGGCTGATGCTGGGCTATCCAGGGGCGGCTTTTAAGAGCGGTCTGGGGGCCTTCTGGGCTGCCATAGGCTGTCTCTTTGGGACCCTTGCAGACTACGTTCTCATTGGCCCGAGGCTCAGAATCTACGCCGGCAAGTTCAGGGCCATAACTGTCCCTGACTACCTTGAAGCCAGGCTCAAAGATGACACCAAACTGATAAGAATCCTGAGCGCGCTGATAATCATCATCTTCATGACAGCTTATGTGGCCGCGCAGTTCACCGCCGGAGGAAAGACCTTCGCGGAAGGATTCGGAATAAGCGACAACGCGGGGATCATAATAACGGTGATAATCCTCACAGCGTACGTTATCACCGGTGGATTCTTCGCGGTTGTCTGGACCGACGTCGTTCAGGCCACGTTTATGCTGCTGACGCTGATTATAGTGCCCTTCCTTGCGCTGTCAAAGATAGGAGGCTTTGAGAGGGCCACGGAGATAATAGCTTCAGCTGACCCGACGAAGCTCCATCCCTTCGGGGGCGCCACTGGCCTGGCGGCCATAGTCTTCGCCATAGGCTATGCCTCGTGGATAGTCGGCTACCTCGGCCAGCCCCACATAGTTACGCGCTACATGAGCGTTGAAGACCCAAGGAAGCTCAGGAGGCCGGGCATATTCATCAGCGGCACATGGACGATACTCGTCCTCTGGGGAGCGTTCTTTGCAGGATTCCTTGGATTTGCCATGTACCAGGCGGGCATCCTCCAGGTCAGCGATCCGGAGAAGGTCATCCCCGCTATGGCGGTTGAGCTCATGCCGAGCTGGCTTGCGGGCTTCGTCATAGCGGGCATAATCTCGGCGGTCATGAGTACAGCAGACTCACAGCTCCTCGTCGCCTCTTCTGCAATAGCGAGGGACTTCTACCACAAGGTTCTCGGCAAGGAGCTCGGGAAGAAGCAGATGGTCAACATATCACGGCTGGTGGTTGCTGGCGTTGCCCTCGTCGGCCTCTGGTTCGCCATAAGCGGCCCGAAGGTCATCTACCAGATGGTCGCAACGGCCTGGGGAGGTTTAGCCGTCGGCTTCGGTCCGATACTTACGTTGAGCCTCTGGTGGAAGAGAACGACCAAGGAAGGTGCGATAGTCGGAATGGCCTACGGCCTCATCAGCGAGGTCATCCTTGAGGCCAAGATATACGGATGGGCGTTCACCAGCGATGCCCCTGGAATCTGGGGAACCATAGGCGGCTGGTTCCAAGACGTGCCGGTGTTCTTCGTCAACTTCTTCGTGACGCTGGTAGTCATCGTAATCATCAGTCTCCTCACCAAGCCGCCGGAGGACGTCGTGAAGCTCCACGAGGAGATATTCAGGAAGGTTCCCATTGAGACCGGCGGGAAGACCCTCACTGAGACCAGGGCCAAGAGCCAGGTTGAGAACGTCGCCGAGTTCGTTCTGACCAGGGGGATGGCCTGA